One window from the genome of Cryptomeria japonica chromosome 6, Sugi_1.0, whole genome shotgun sequence encodes:
- the LOC131067378 gene encoding protein translation factor SUI1 homolog 2 gives MILDFILAFLGITVPRYYKSSLALNISHANLHCFFHCIARALHKSAFAEVHSSCQRKFMSDLDVQIPTFDPFKESETDDVGSGTKDYVHVRIQQRNGRKSLTTIQGLRKEYNYNKILKDFKKEFCCNGTVVQDPELGQVIQLQGDQRKNASQFLINAGLVKKDKIKMHGF, from the exons atgatatTAGATTTCATATTGGCATTCTTGGGTATCACGGTTCCTCGGTATTATAAGTCTTCCCTTGCCCTCAATATCTCACACGCAAATTTGCATTGTTTTTTTCATTGTATTGCGAGAGCGTTGCATAAATCAGCGTTTGCAGAGGTTCACAGTTCGTGTCAGAGGAAGTTCATGTCAGATCTAGACGTCCAAATTCCCACCTTTG ACCCATTCAAGGAGTCAGAAACAGACGATGTTGGATCGGGTACAAAGGATTATGTACATGTTCGCATACAGCAGCGAAACGGTAGAAAGAGCCTGACTACCATTCAAGGACTTCGAAAGGAATACAATTACAATAAAATTCTCAAAGATTTCAAGAAAGAGTTCTGTTGCAATGGTACTGTAGTACAGGATCCAGAGCTGGGGCAG GTTATCCAGCTTCAAGGTGATCAGAGGAAGAATGCATCTCAGTTCCttatcaat